The region GCCCTATCCTGAAGATGAGCTGATTGGCTTGGTGCGGGGTTATTGTGAGGCCGATATTCAGGCTTAAAAAGACTTCTTATGCCCGTCAATAGGGCGTAAGTAGCTCTGCTTTTTGAAGTAAATTTGAAGGCGCCAGAAGTCCTTCAAACCGCCTTCTTTTTCACCACTGCATAACGTGCCAGGGTTTGGGCACGTGCCTCGTTGTGTTGTACCAGCGGTTGCGGGTAATCCACTCCCAGTGTGACACTGGCCGCTTGTAATTCCAGCGGTTTGGCCAGCCAGGGGGCATGGATGGCTGTGTTGGAGAGCTTGGCGAGTTGGGGTAGGTAGCGCCGGATGAATTTACCTTGCGGATCAAACTTTTCGCTTTGGCTCACTGGATTGAAGATGCGAAAGTAGGGCTGAGCATCACAACCGCTGGAGGCTACCCATTGCCAGCCGCCGTTGTTGGCCGATAGGTCAAAATCGTTGAGCTTTTCTGCAAAATAACGCTCGCCCCAACGCCAGTCGAGGCCCAAATCTTTCACCAAAAAGCTACCGGCCACCATACGCAAGCGGTTGTGCATGTAGCCGGTCTGGTTGATCTGCGCCATGGCCGCATCAACCAGCGGGTAACCGGTTTGGCCCGTACACCAAGCGTGAAACAGGGCTTGTGCCTGTGAACCACTTTCCCACTGGATGGCCGCATATTCCGGCTTGAATGGCTGCAGCGTCACGTGCGGAAAATTCGCAAGAATGGCGAAATAAAAATCTCGCCATACCAACTCATTCAGCCAGGTACCTGCACCTGTGCTGCCAGCAGTTTGGCGCTGGAGTGCCAACTGAACCAGCTGACGGATGGATACGGTTCCAAAACGCAGGTGAATCCCCAGGTAACTGGGGCCTTTGATGGCGGGAAAGTCACGCGTGGTGTGATAGCTATCCATATGCTCAAAAAATGCTTTCAGCAGGGCTTGTCCACCCTGTTCTCCCGTGGGAATTTTGAGGTTGGACAAGTTGGTGGATTCAAACCCGAGGTCACTCAAGCTGGGGACCGGTTTTTGGTATTCGGGGGGGCATCCATGCAGGTGTTGCGCCAATGGTGCACTGTCATTGTGTTTGACGTCCTGAGGAGTAAGGCGTGCAAGCCAGTTATTTTTGTAGGGGGTAAACACCCCATACGGGGTGCCGGATTGGGTCAATACCTCACGACCTTCAAAAATGACCTGATCCTTGCAGGTGATAAACGCGCAATGGGCTAGCGACAGTTTTTGCTGAACCAGGGTGTCCCGTGTGATGGCTTGGGGTTCATAGTCACGTGCAGCAAATACCGCCTGCACTTTAAGCGTTGCAGCCAGCGCAGGAATTTCGTCACTTGCCATGGCGTGGCGCACGATCAGTCCGGCTTTGTTTTGAGGGCTCAGTTGTCGTAGTGCATTATCCAGTGCCACCAATGATTCACGAATGAATTCCACCCGGCGATCAGCGCGTGGCAAGGGCTCCAGAATGGCTTTGTCAAAGATAAAAACACAGTACACCTTGGCGCATTGTGTCAAGGCCAGGTGGAGCGCGGCGTTGTCGTAGACGCGCAAATCGCGACGGAACCAGATCAGACCGATATCGTAAGTGGGTGGGGTGTTCATCGTTAAAATTCAGTTATGACTGAAGATTTTGCGCCCATCAACCTGACGAATCATTTTTTGATTGCCATGCCTGGGCTGCAAGATCCACTTTTTGAGCACAGTGTGGTCTATCTGTGCGAGCACAGCCAGCGTGGGGCCTTGGGTTTGGTGATCAATAAACCCTGTGAAATTGATCTCAAGGGTTTGTTTGCCAAGGTAGAGCTGCCTTTGTCACGGCCAGACTTGGACGGCGCACCGGTGTTTTTTGGCGGCCCGGTGCAAACCGAGCGTGGATTTGTGCTGCATGAGGCGACTTTTGCCGAATCCGACAAGCCAGAGCAACCAGTCTACGCCAGCACCATGACCATCCCTGGTGGACTTGAGATGACCACCTCAAGGGATGTACTGGAAGCCATTTCAACCGGAAGTGGGCCGCGTAAGGTGTTGATCTCATTGGGCTATTCTGCTTGGGGAGAAGGGCAACTGGAGAGTGAGCTGGGGGACAACAGCTGGTTGACCGTGCCCGCCGATACCCGCCTGATCTTCGAAACCCCGGTGGCCGAGCGCTACAGCCAAGCGCTCAAATTGTTGGGCCTGGAGCCCTGGATGCTGTCATCTGATGTGGGGCATGCATGAGAGCCGCACCGTTGGACAGCTCGTGTATTGATCCGCAACCGGTGGTTCCTGCGCATCTACAAACTTTTTTGGCTTTGGACTTTGGCCTGAAACGTACCGGTTTTGCCGTGGGCAACCGCCTCATGCGTACCGCGCAACCCCAAGGCACGATCACGGCCGAGGGGGATGCCCGTTTTGCCAAAGTGGCGCAGCAACTCAAAACCTGGCAGCCGGATGCGCTGGTGGTTGGTGTGCCGTTTCACCCCGACGGCGCAGCGCATGAAAACACCTTGCGCGCCCGTCGCTTCGCCCGCCAGTTGCATGGTCGCTTTAACCTGCCGGTGTTCGAGGTGGACGAGCGTTACACCACTACCGAGGCTCGCACCAGTGGGGCCCGTGATGCCGATGCAGCGGCCGCTTGCATTATTCTGGAACAATTTTTAAGGAGTCTCCCATGAGCTTGTTGGCACTGGATGCCGAGGCGCTGTACGCCGATTTGGTGCGCAGCATTCGCGGTCTGTTGCAGCCGGATACCCATCTTCTGGGGGTAACTTCCGGGGGGGTGTGGCTGGCGGAGCGTCTGCAAAAAGACCTGAACCTGCAAACGCCCATGGGCATCATTTCGTCGGCCATGCACCGCGACGACTTCGCGCGTCGAGGTATGACGAGTTCAGCGCAGACCCAAATTCCGTTTGAGGTGAACGGTGCGCAGGTGCTGTTGCTGGATGATGTGTTGTTTACCGGGCGCACGGTGCGCGCCGTGCTTAACGAGTTGTTTGACTTTGGCCGACCGGCCAGCGTGAAGTTGGCCGTGCTGGTGGATCGGGGCGGGCGCGAATTGCCCATGGCTGCGGATGTATGCGCTGCACGTATTACCTTGCCTGCTACCCAGTCGCTGGCCTTGGCGCGTGGACAAGACGGCCGTTTCAGTTTTAATGTGAAAGACATTTAGCCATGTTGTACAAGCGCAACCCCCAGCTCAACAAAAACGGCGAGTTGATCCATTTGCTCTCCACCGAGGGCTTGCCGAAAAGTATCCTGACGCAAATTCTCGACACCGCCTCCAATTTTGTCTCGGTCGGCCACCGCGAGGTCAAAAAAGTGCCGCTGCTGCGCGGCAAAAGTGTGTTTAACCTGTTTTTTGAGAACTCCACCCGCACCCGCACCACCTTCGAGATTGCCGCCAAGCGCCTGAGCGCCGACGTGATCAACCTGGACATTGCCAAGTCCTCGGCCTCCAAAGGCGAATCGCTGCTCGACACCATTGCCAATCTGAGCGCCATGGCGGCGGACATTTTTGTCGTGCGCCACAGCGAATCCGGTGCGCCCTACCTGATTGCCCAGCATGTGGCCCCCCATGTGCACGTGGTCAACGCCGGTGATGGCCGCCACGCCCACCCGACCCAGGGCCTGCTCGACATGTACACCATTCGCCACTACAAGGGCGACTTTGCCAACCTAACGGTGGCGATTGTGGGCGACGTGTTGCACTCGCGCGTGGCGCGCTCCGACATCCATGCCCTGACCACGCTGGGCTGCGCCGAAGTGCGCGTCGTTGGCCCGAAAACCCTGGTGCCGTCCGACATGGCGCAAATGGGCGTGCGGGTTTGCCACACGCTGGAAGAAGGCATCAAGGACTGTGACGTGGTGATCATGCTGCGCTTGCAAAACGAGCGCATGAGTGGTGCGTTGCTGCCGTCCAGCCAGGAATTTTTCAAGAGCTTTGGCCTGACACCAACCAAGCTGCAATTGGCCAAGCCAGATGCCATCGTGATGCACCCTGGCCCGATCAACCGGGGAGTGGAAATTGACTCGGCGGTGGTGGATGGCGGGCAGAGCGTGATCCTGCCGCAGGTCACCTTTGGCATTGCAGTGCGTATGGCGGTGATGAGCATTGTGGCTGGCAACGAAGCCTGAACCTTTTTGAGAGTCGCAGATGAATAAGCAAACACGTGTGTTGATCCAGGGTGGACGGGTCATTGATCCTGCCAGTTCTTATGATAAAAAAGCGGATGTAGCCCTTGTTAATGGTGCGGTAGTAGCTATTGAAAATATAGCTGCCGATTTTCAGCCGGATCGCATCATTGATGCCTCTGGTTGTCTGGTGCTACCGGGTTTGGTGGATTTGGCGGTACGCCTGCGCGAGCCTGGGAACGAACATGCCCGCATGCTGGAGTCAGAAATGGCTGCCGCCATGGCCGGTGGTGTGACCAGCCTGGTGTGCCAGCCCGATACCGACCCGGTACTGGATGAGCCGGGTCTGGTGGAAATGCTGCGTTTTCGTGCTGAAAAGCTGGAGCAAGCACGTGTGTACCCCTTGGGGGCCCTGACCCGTGGTCTGAAAGGTGAAAGCCTGACTGAAATGGTCATGCTGACCGATGCCGGTTGCGTGGCGTTCAGCCAGGCCGAGGTGAAGCTGGCCAACACCCAGACGCTGCAGCGTGCGTTTCAGTACGCCACCACCTTTGGTTATGCGGTGTGGTTGCGTCCGCAAGACTATTTCTTGGGCCAGGGCGTGGCGGCCAGTGGTCCGTTGGCCACCCGCATGGGCTTGAGTGGCGTGCCGGTGATGGCTGAAACCATTGCCATGTACACCATTTTTGAATTGATGCGAGCCACTGGGGCACGGGTGCACCTGTGCCGCATCAGCAGCGCTGCCGGGGTTGAGTTGGTGCGCCAGGCCAAGGCGGATGGCCTCAAGCTGACTTGTGATGTGAGCATCAACTCACTGCACCTGACTGATGTCGACATGGGATTTTTCGACAGCCGTGCCCGCTTGAACCCGCCCTTGCGTCAGCAGCGTGACCGTGATGCCTTACGTGCCGGGCTGGCGGACGGCACCATTGATGCCCTAGTGTCTGACCACACCCCGGTGGACGAGGATGCCAAAACACTGCCGTTTGCCGAAAGCGAGCCGGGGGCCACCGGGCTGGAGTTGCTGCTGAGTCTGGCCTACAAGTGGCATCAGGATGGCGGTGTGGATTTGATGCGGGCCATGTCGGTGGTCACCGATGCTCCGGCGCGGGTGCTGGGCAACGCCATTGGTTCCCGCCAGGGACGCACCGGGCACTTGCAAGTGGGCGGTTTGGGGGATGTGTGTGTGTTTGACCCGCAGGCTGCCTGGACGGTACAAAGTGATACGTTGGTCAGCCAAGGTAAACACACACCGTTTTCGGGTTATGAATTGCCAGGGCGCGTGCGTTGTACCTTGGTGGGTGGCCGGGTGACCTACAAGGCGGTGTAAGCCGCATCAAGATGCATGGCAATTTTTGCCATGCAGATTTGATCCGTGTGCAACACCACCGTGGTGTGGTGAGTTGAGTTCGGTGCAGCTCTTGCATCCGGTGGTGTTGCGATCACCGCCTTGGCCCTTGCTTGTGTGGTCAATAGTAGGGTTGATACCAGTGTTTATCCACGGTCTTGCTTGGTGGCAACCCGAAGGCTGAACGTAGAATGAGCTGATGGGTTTCACCCTTGGCGACGATATCATTACAAGAGCAAGCCCTGGCTATTCAGCGTGGGTTATCAGGTTAATCAGGACATTTCACCATGCCGTTTCAAGCAACAACAGAAGAATCTCTCAAGCTGGGCAAGACGGATCAAACCTTTGAATCAGCCGCCAACTTGTTTCGCGTCATGTCCGCGCCCATGCGGCTCAAAATCATCAACTGTTTGTGTAGTGGTGAGCAAAATGTGAGTTACTTGCTCACCCAGGTGGATACCACCCAGCCCAATATGTCTCAGCACCTCAGTACCCTGTACCAGGCAGGCATTTTGGGCAAACGCCGCGAAGGTGTGCAGATTTTTTACCGCATCATTGACCCGCGTATTGTGTCGATCTGTGAGGCGGTGTGTGTGGAGATTGAACGCAAAAACACCGGCCATGCTTCCTGATGCGGCTGGGTGCACCCATGGCTCGTTGCCCACGACGGTGAAGGGGAAAGCGCCCGAGCAGGGCTGTGTGTATCTGGTGGGAGCCGGCCCGGGTGACCCTGAGTTATTGACCCTGCGCGCGGTGCGTTTGTTGCAAAAAGCCGATGTCATTGTGTATGACCAGCTGGTTTCCCCTGGGATTTTTGATTTGGTGCCCTCTACGGTTGAACGTATTGATGCCGGCAAGCGCCGCAATGAGCACACCTTGCGGCAAGAGCAAATCAACGCCTTGTTGGTGCAACTGGGCCAGGCGGGTAAACAAGTGGTTCGCCTCAAGGGGGGTGATCCGTTTATTTTTGGCCGAGGTGGTGAAGAATTGCAGGCTCTGGCTGCGCATGGCGTGGCGTTTGAGGTGGTGCCGGGGGTGACGGCCGCCTCCGGTGTGTCGGCTTACGCGGGTATTCCGCTGACACATCGTCACTTTGCACAGCGTTGTCTGTTTGTCACCGGTCATCTTCAGGACGGCACCGCTGACCTGGATTGGCCCAGTCTGGTGCGTACGCAGCAGACAGTGGTGATCTACATGGGGCTGACCGGCTTGCCTGACATTTGCCGCCAGATGATGGCGCATGGGGCGGCCCCCCATTGGCCTATTGCGGTGGTGCAGGACGGCAGCCTTGCCACACAAAAGGTGATCACCGGAACTTTGCTGGATATGGCGGATCGGGTGGCGCAAGCGGGTTTGCAGTCGCCTTGTCTGATCATCATTGGTGAGGTGGTTGGTTTGCACCAGGAGTTGGCCTGGTTTGAGGCTGGTCAAGTCCGCTAGTGCGGGTTGTCTGCACGCGATAGGTGTCTGAATATTTGATATAAAAGAGGCCTCTAGCGCTTTCTAAATAAGCGTGAGTAGCTCTTTTATTGATAGTCATCTTTAGCGCGTGAGTGCCATGAACAACTTGGGCAGTTGTTCGGGCAAGCGGGCAATCTGGTCAATCACCGTGTAGCGCTTGCCAAAAATATCGCGCACATAGGCATCGGCGTTGGCATCCAGGTTGATGCAATAGCTGAAGATGCCCTGGTGATCCAGCTCCCGCACTGCCATCTTGGCATCTTCGATCAACAGGCGCGGGTCTTTCACATCCATGTCGGCTGGCTGGCCGTCGGTCAGCACCAGCAGCAGTTTTTTGTCGGCTGGCTGGCTGGCCAAGGTGTGCGCGGCGTGGCGCAGGGCGGCCCCCATGCGGGTGCTGTAACCGGCTTGCATGGCGGCCAGCCGGGCCTTGACCGCGTCACCCCAGTGCTCGCCAAAACCTTTGAGGTGCAGGTAGCGCACATCGTGGCGGGTGTTGGAGTGAAAGCCGGCAATCGCCAGTGGGTCACCCAATTGCTCAATCGCCCAGGCCAGCAGCGCCACCGCTTCCTGGCTGAGTTGCAGCACGGTTTGCGCTGAACCGTGGGCTTTTTCGTTCAGCGATTCAGACAAGTCCAGCAGCAAGGTGACGGCAATGCTGCGGCCATGGGTGGTGTGGCTCATGTTGATGCGTGGGTCGGGCGGGCAGCCGCTTTTCAGGTCGATTAGCGAGCGGATGGCCACGTCCAGATCAAGCTCACTGCCGTCTTCCTGAAAGCGCAGGCGTTGCTTGTCCTGGGGTTTGAGCAGGTCGAGCAAACGTTTCAGGCGTTTGGACAAGGCACTGTGTTTGGCCAGCAGGGCATCGATGTCGGCAGCCTTGCCGCAGGGGTGCAGGCTCTCGTACAAGCTGACCCAGTCGGGGCGAAAGGTCTGGCTGTGGTAGTCCCATTCGGGGTAGTGGCGTGGCGGCAGGGTTTGAGGCTCTTGCTCGGGGGGCGCTTGATCAGGGCTGTCAAACGTTTCTTCGTCGTCGCTGAGTTCGTGAAAACGCCACAGGTGGCGGTTGTCGTCGTGGTAGTCCACCACCGTGTTGTCAAACCAGGTGTCGGGCAGTTGGTCACTTTGCAACCGGGTTTTGCCCAGGTAACTCAGGGCCAGGCTGACCATTTCGGTGGTGCTGGATGTGCCCTGCGCCAGGGCGGCGTGAAAGCGCTTGATCCAGTCGTGCAGGTGCTCTTGTTGAAAGCGCACCGGGGCCGCAAACAAGGCGCGCGACAACACCACCAGACGATGCCGCAGGCACGAATGGGTGGCCGGGTTGCAGGCTCCTTCCAGCGGGTCAGGGTGTAGCGCCATGAAGAGGCGGCGCAAGCCGGGGTATTCGCGCATGGCCAGGGCATCGATGCGGGCATCTTCAAAACATTCAATCGCCAAGCGTTGCGCCGGGCTGAAGTTGTCGGCAAACACCGGGGTGCTCCAGCGCCGGTGGGCCGCCAGGTGGGCCAGTGCGGCGCGGTAGCGGTCTATGCCGGGAATGCCCTGGCGTGTGTCATACACGTCAGGCAGGCGAATGCCGTAGGCATCCATGTAGGGCATGGGGGTCAGTGGCCCATCGAACGCGGTGGGGTAGGGCACCAGCACCTCGCTGTCTTGCCACAGGGCCCGCAAATACAGGTCAAGCGAGCGGGTGTGATCCATCAGCAACGTGCCGTGGCGCTCGCGTTGCAGAACGGCCCGGCTGTCGGCGCTGCTCAAGCTGAAATACTCGTGCTGCTGCTGTGGGTGGTGGCTGTAGTTGCGAATGCCGTAGTCGACCCACAGGCGCAAGCCTTGCAGGCTCAACAAGGCCAGCAGTTGCGGTGATTTTTCAAAAAAGACCGCCAGACTTGGGCTGGGATAGCTTTTGTGAATGCCGTGGATCGAGCTGCTGGTGCGCTCCATCAGCAGCAGACTTAAGTCCAGATAGTGTTGCAACTGCTGGGCTGTCGGCAAGCGCCGCACAATGGCCGCCAGGGCTTGCAGCAGGGGCGCAATGGCCTGGCTGTTGGGCGACTTGTTGATCTGCTTGACGCTGGCCATGAGTGGGCTCAAGGCCTCTTCACCGACGATCTGGGCCACTTGCGGCCATTCCTGTAAAAAAATCAGCAAGGGTTCTGCGCCCCGGCCCATCTTGCCGAGAAAGCGGGCCTGGGCCAGGTAATCGTCCATGCCCGCCGGGCTGAGCCGGGTGTGGGCCTCGGCCATGCAGTCGGCAAACACATCGGCCACCTGGGGAAAGCCGCTGTCGAGCTGGCTGCGCCAGGTTTGCAACTGTGCTGGGCTGATCACGAGGGACTCAATGGCCAAACACGGCCTCAATGGCATGGTCGAGTGTGGCGCGAATGTCGCTGTCGTCGGTGATCGGGCACACCAGGGCCATGCGGCACGCATCAAGCGGGTCAACTTCGGCCTTGATCAAGGTGGCGGCGTACACCAGCAGCCGGGTCGAGATGCCTTCGTCCAGTCCGTGGCCTTTGAGGGCGCGGGCCGCAGTGGCGACCTTGACCAGCCTTACCGCATCGGCCAGGCCAATGCCGGTCTCGGTGCTCAGGATGCTGGCTTCCAGTTCGGGCGCGGGGTAGTCAAAGTCAAAGCCGACAAAACGTTGTTTGGTGCTTTGTTTCAGGTCTTTCATCAGGCTCTGGTAGCCTGGGTTGTAGGAGATGACGAGTTGAAAGTCGGGGTGGGCCTGGAGCAGTTCGCCTTTTTTGTCCAGGGGCAGTTGGCGGCGGTGGTCAGTGAGCGGGTGAATCACCACGGTGGTGTCTTGCCGGGCTTCGACAATTTCATCCAGGTAACAAATTGCCCCGATGCGGGCGGCGGTGGTCAGCGGGCCGTCAAGCCAGCGCGTGCCATTGGCTTCCAGCAGGTAGCGGCCCACCAGGTCAGAGGCGGTCATGTCTTCGTTGCAAGCCACCGTGATCAGTGGCTTGCCGAGTTTGAAGGCCATGTATTCGATGAACCTGGATTTGCCGCAGCCGGTGGGGCCTTTGACCATGACCGGCAGTTTGGCTTGGTAGGCCGCTTGGTAAAGCGCCACCTCGTTGGATTGGGGTTGGTAGAAGGGCTCTTTTTGGATGCGGTAGTCGGCGGTCATTTCGGGGTTCCTGTCAGGTTGCTGATTTGAATCCAGGGCAGCATCGTTGGGTGTGGCCCGCAGTGCACGTTGGGTGTCTGATTCCGCTCATGTCCCCCGGTTCGTGCTGCGCCCGAACCTCCTCCTTGACTTGGCAAAACCCCAAGTCCACGCTACATCAGACACCCAACGCACACTGCTCTCAAAACAGTTTGCCCGTTTGGATTGAATTTGTCAGTAGAAAAAATCAACAGCGTTTGCGGCTGCTTGTGGCAACTTGTCTTGCAGAGCGAAGTCAAGGAGGAGGAAATGGCCGCAGGCCATTTCCGGGGGACGTGAGCGGCGCAGGACAAGTTGCCACAAGCAGCCATCCCGCAACTTCAGCCAAAGCTAAGAGTTTTCTGACCCCGGAGCTTATCTATGCGAGCCAAGCTTCTCGCGCCAGCCCGGAAACAGCGTGTCGGCATCTTTCGGGAACGACTCAAAGGCACGGGCAAATTCCTTGTGCTCTTTGGCAAACTCGATGGGGTCGGCACCGGCTTTCCAGCACTCATACGATTGGCGCAGCGAAATTGCACCGGCAGCGGGGCTGTCGATGTGGCCGTAAGCGCCGCCACCGGCCGTGTTGATCACGTTGCCGTGGCCCAGGTTCTTGAAGAAGCCCGGCAGGCGCAGGGCGTTCATGCCGCCCGAGATGATCGGGGTGGTGGGTTTAATGCCATACCATTTCTGGAAATAAACCGGGCCTTGGCACTCGTCACGCTCAATCATGTAAGCGATGATGCGGTCGTCGCCTTCGCCTTCCATCTTGCCGTAACCCATCGTGCCCACATGGATGCCGCTGGCACCTTGCAGGCGGCTCATCTTGGCCAGCACAAAGGCCGTGTAACCCCGTTTGGAACTGGGGCTGGTCACCGCACCGTGGCCGGCACGGTGGTAGTGCAGATATTGGTTGGGGTATTGACGGCGTGCCGTGGTGATCATGCCGGGGCCGCCCACGTAGCCGTCAACCAAAAAAGCCAGCTTGTCGGCATCGGGGCCAAAGGTTTCCAGCGCAAAGTCAGCTCGGGCACACATTTCATAGTGATCATCGGCCGTGATGTTCATCGAGAACAGCTTGGCCTGGCCGGTTTCGTCCTGGGCGCGTTTCATTGCGTCATAGACCAGGGGGATGGTCTTCTTGATCGGGGCGAACACCTGGTTGCCTTGTGGCTCGTCATTCTTGATGAAGTCACCGCCCAGCCAGAATTGGTAGGCTGCCTGGGCAAAGGGCTCGGGGCGCAGGCCCAGTTTGGGTTTGATGATGGTGCCGGCAATGTAGCCGCCGTCTTTCACCGGGCGGCCCAGAATGCGCCACAGGTCAGAGATGTCTTTGGCCGGGCCGTCAAACATCTGAATGACGCGCTCAGGCATGTAAAAGTCGATCATCTTGGCGTGTTTGATGTCGCCCATGCCCTGGTTGTTGCCGATGGCCAGCGTCAGAAAGGACACCAGCATGAAGCGGCCATCGATCACATTGCGGTCAAACAGCTCCAGCGGGTAGGCAATACGCATGTCTTCCGAGGCTTCGTCGATGTAGTACACCAGCGCGTCGACACCCCGGGTGAAGTCGTCGGTGGTGGAGACTTCGACGTTGGTGCCGGTGGAGGACTCGGCGGCAAAGTGGGCGGCGGCTTCCAGGTAGCCCAGGCCGGATTTGGGCGCCATTTTGTAGGCCACCAGAATGTGCGCCCCCCCGGCCATCAGGTCTTCTTCTTTGAGGCTCAGGTCAGCGTAGCGGTTCGATTGATCCATGGTGTGTCTCCAGTTGGTGTGGTTTGAAGCGATGGCTTGAACTATAGGCAGGCTTATTCATCATGAAAATTCAAATAAATTGATTTTTAAATCAGATTTTGCTGATGAGTTTGATGCAAGCCTGGGTCTGCATGTGCTGGGTTACTTGCGTCAGAATCATTGCAGCATCACGGACAATAATGGCACTGGTTTATCACTGTTGCATCGCCCAAAGGAGTCACCTATGCCCATCGTCGTGTTCAATCAAAAAGGGGGCGTTGGCAAGTCCACCATCACCTGCAATCTGGCCGCCATCAGCGCCGCCCAAGGCCTGCGCACCCTGGTGATTGATCTGGACCCGCAAGGCAATTCCACCAGCTATCTGCTGGGCAGCACGGCGCAAGCAGACCAGCCCACGGTGGCCGACTTTTTTGAGCACACGTTAAGCTACAGTTTCAAGAGCATTCCACCGACTGATTTTGTCGTGGAGACACCGTTTGAAAACCTGGATGTGATGCCCTCCAGCCCGGCTTTGACCGAGTTGGTGGTCAAACTGGAGTCGCGCCAGAAGATCTACAAACTGCGTGAAGCGCTGCAGCAGTTGATGCAAACCTATGACCGCATTTACGTGGACACCGCCCCGGCGTTGAACTTTTATACCCGCGCTGCACTGATTGGAGCCACTGGCTGTTTGATTCCATTTGACTGCGACAGCTTTTCGCGCCAGGCACTTTATGCCTTGCTTGACAACGTGCAGGAAATTCGTGCCGATCACAACCCCGAGTTGCAGGTGGATGGGATTGTGGTGAACCAGTTCCAGGCGCGGGCCAATTTACCGCAGCGTATGGTGGCCGAGCTGATTGCAGAGGGTTTGCCGGTGCTGCAGCCGTATTTGCCGTCGTCGGTGAAGATTCGGGAGTCGCACGAACAAGCGCTGCCGATGATTTACCTCGACCCCAGCCACAAGATCACGCTGGCGTTGGTTGAATTACACAACGCCTTGCGCACGTAAATCTCTTTTGCTATTTATTACATAGCTACTTGCGCTTGTTTTATAAGCGCAAGAGGCCTATTTTCTATATAAAAACTAGATCAATCCCGTGCCACTGCCACCAGGTACCAAGTCGTCGTCAGGTGGTGTATC is a window of Rhodoferax lithotrophicus DNA encoding:
- a CDS encoding nitric oxide reductase activation protein NorD codes for the protein MISPAQLQTWRSQLDSGFPQVADVFADCMAEAHTRLSPAGMDDYLAQARFLGKMGRGAEPLLIFLQEWPQVAQIVGEEALSPLMASVKQINKSPNSQAIAPLLQALAAIVRRLPTAQQLQHYLDLSLLLMERTSSSIHGIHKSYPSPSLAVFFEKSPQLLALLSLQGLRLWVDYGIRNYSHHPQQQHEYFSLSSADSRAVLQRERHGTLLMDHTRSLDLYLRALWQDSEVLVPYPTAFDGPLTPMPYMDAYGIRLPDVYDTRQGIPGIDRYRAALAHLAAHRRWSTPVFADNFSPAQRLAIECFEDARIDALAMREYPGLRRLFMALHPDPLEGACNPATHSCLRHRLVVLSRALFAAPVRFQQEHLHDWIKRFHAALAQGTSSTTEMVSLALSYLGKTRLQSDQLPDTWFDNTVVDYHDDNRHLWRFHELSDDEETFDSPDQAPPEQEPQTLPPRHYPEWDYHSQTFRPDWVSLYESLHPCGKAADIDALLAKHSALSKRLKRLLDLLKPQDKQRLRFQEDGSELDLDVAIRSLIDLKSGCPPDPRINMSHTTHGRSIAVTLLLDLSESLNEKAHGSAQTVLQLSQEAVALLAWAIEQLGDPLAIAGFHSNTRHDVRYLHLKGFGEHWGDAVKARLAAMQAGYSTRMGAALRHAAHTLASQPADKKLLLVLTDGQPADMDVKDPRLLIEDAKMAVRELDHQGIFSYCINLDANADAYVRDIFGKRYTVIDQIARLPEQLPKLFMALTR
- a CDS encoding CbbQ/NirQ/NorQ/GpvN family protein, yielding MTADYRIQKEPFYQPQSNEVALYQAAYQAKLPVMVKGPTGCGKSRFIEYMAFKLGKPLITVACNEDMTASDLVGRYLLEANGTRWLDGPLTTAARIGAICYLDEIVEARQDTTVVIHPLTDHRRQLPLDKKGELLQAHPDFQLVISYNPGYQSLMKDLKQSTKQRFVGFDFDYPAPELEASILSTETGIGLADAVRLVKVATAARALKGHGLDEGISTRLLVYAATLIKAEVDPLDACRMALVCPITDDSDIRATLDHAIEAVFGH
- a CDS encoding ribulose-bisphosphate carboxylase gives rise to the protein MDQSNRYADLSLKEEDLMAGGAHILVAYKMAPKSGLGYLEAAAHFAAESSTGTNVEVSTTDDFTRGVDALVYYIDEASEDMRIAYPLELFDRNVIDGRFMLVSFLTLAIGNNQGMGDIKHAKMIDFYMPERVIQMFDGPAKDISDLWRILGRPVKDGGYIAGTIIKPKLGLRPEPFAQAAYQFWLGGDFIKNDEPQGNQVFAPIKKTIPLVYDAMKRAQDETGQAKLFSMNITADDHYEMCARADFALETFGPDADKLAFLVDGYVGGPGMITTARRQYPNQYLHYHRAGHGAVTSPSSKRGYTAFVLAKMSRLQGASGIHVGTMGYGKMEGEGDDRIIAYMIERDECQGPVYFQKWYGIKPTTPIISGGMNALRLPGFFKNLGHGNVINTAGGGAYGHIDSPAAGAISLRQSYECWKAGADPIEFAKEHKEFARAFESFPKDADTLFPGWREKLGSHR
- a CDS encoding ParA family protein; translated protein: MPIVVFNQKGGVGKSTITCNLAAISAAQGLRTLVIDLDPQGNSTSYLLGSTAQADQPTVADFFEHTLSYSFKSIPPTDFVVETPFENLDVMPSSPALTELVVKLESRQKIYKLREALQQLMQTYDRIYVDTAPALNFYTRAALIGATGCLIPFDCDSFSRQALYALLDNVQEIRADHNPELQVDGIVVNQFQARANLPQRMVAELIAEGLPVLQPYLPSSVKIRESHEQALPMIYLDPSHKITLALVELHNALRT